From Pleurodeles waltl isolate 20211129_DDA chromosome 1_1, aPleWal1.hap1.20221129, whole genome shotgun sequence, a single genomic window includes:
- the HTR1A gene encoding 5-hydroxytryptamine receptor 1A, with protein MDVFNNTTSSDYSLENVNGTAVEEVTLSYQIVASLLLGSLIVSAIIGNACVVSAIALERSLQNVANYLIGSLAATDLMVSVLVLPMAALYEVLKKWTLGQVICDIFISLDVLCCTSSILHLCAIALDRYWAITDPIDYVNKRTPRRAAILISLTWVIGFSISIPPMLGWRTPEDRSDPDHCKISEDPGYTIYSTFGAFYIPLILMLVLYGKIFKAARFRIRKTVKKAEKKKVADTSLAVSPAPVHKKSNGESGRSWKRSVEPKPSSCVNGAVRHGEDGAALEVIEVHNCNNSKNHLPLPNHANSAPAKRGEKTADAAKRKVALARERKTVKTLGIIMGTFILCWLPFFIVALVLPFCGHRCHMPDLLGSVINWLGYSNSLLNPIIYAYFNKDFQSAFKKILKCTFSRQ; from the coding sequence ATGGATGTCTTCAACAATACTACCTCCTCGGACTACTCTTTGGAGAATGTGAACGGGACTGCGGTGGAAGAGGTGACCCTCAGTTACCAGATCGTCGCCTCCTTGCTGTTGGGCTCCCTCATCGTGTCTGCTATCATCGGCAACGCCTGCGTGGTATCAGCCATCGCCCTGGAGCGATCCCTCCAGAACGTGGCCAACTACCTGATCGGCTCCTTGGCGGCCACTGACCTGATGGTGTCGGTTCTCGTGCTTCCCATGGCCGCCCTCTACGAGGTCCTGAAAAAGTGGACTCTGGGGCAGGTGATCTGCGACATCTTCATTTCCCTGGACGTCCTGTGCTGCACCTCGTCCATCCTGCACCTGTGCGCCATCGCCCTGGACAGATATTGGGCCATCACCGACCCCATAGACTATGTCAACAAGCGGACTCCGAGGCGCGCGGCTATCCTCATTAGCTTGACCTGGGTGATCGGCTTCTCCATCTCCATCCCACCCATGCTGGGCTGGAGGACCCCCGAGGACCGCTCGGACCCTGACCACTGTAAGATTAGCGAGGACCCCGGTTACACTATCTACTCCACTTTCGGCGCGTTCTACATCCCTCTGATCCTCATGCTGGTCCTGTACGGAAAGATATTCAAAGCAGCCCGATTCCGTATCCGCAAGACCGTCAAGAAGGCGGAGAAGAAGAAAGTGGCCGACACCTCCCTGGCCGTCTCCCCGGCTCCCGTGCACAAGAAGAGCAACGGGGAGTCCGGGAGGAGCTGGAAGCGCAGTGTGGAGCCCAAGCCTAGCTCCTGCGTGAACGGAGCCGTGCGCCACGGCGAGGACGGGGCGGCCCTGGAGGTCATTGAGGTGCACAACTGCAACAACTCCAAGAACCACCTGCCCCTGCCCAACCACGCCAACAGCGCCCCCGCCAAGAGGGGCGAGAAGACCGCCGATGCGGCCAAGCGCAAGGTGGCCCTGGCACGGGAGCGCAAGACCGTCAAGACGCTGGGCATCATCATGGGCACGTTCATCCTCTGCTGGCTGCCCTTCTTCATTGTGGCTCTGGTGCTGCCGTTCTGTGGCCACCGGTGCCACATGCCAGACTTGTTGGGGTCTGTCATTAACTGGCTCGGCTACTCCAACTCCCTGCTCAACCCCATCATATACGCCTATTTCAATAAGGATTTCCAAAGTGCGTTTAAGAAAATATTGAAGTGCACCTTCAGCAGACAGTGA